In Deinococcus proteolyticus MRP, a single genomic region encodes these proteins:
- the ileS gene encoding isoleucine--tRNA ligase has product MTHFKPVPSQPNYAALEAEMLQRWKDEKVFEQTQRREAPKGDFVFYEGPPTANGLPALHHVLARAFKDLFPRYRVMQGYHVTRKGGWDTHGLPVEISVEKKLGLQGRNHGASREELEEFNRLCRTSVWETIQEWNTMTERMGYWVDLDDPYVTYDQEYVESVWNLLKRMHARGLIVQDYKVVPLSPRISTTLSKAELGEVDSYRMVDDPSVYVRFPVLWDTLPERAHAALSALSGEQRQGLSLLVWTTTPWTLPSNTLAAVNPELTYVVAASHAGPLIVAEDAVERLSALHKDQPTLEVLARFKGSDLAGVEYEPPFPEVAVELGAIRELHERRADGRPQMHFVVMADFVNAADGSGVAHQAPVYGAEDMEVARQYDVPLVFGVDDHGILQVTHEKGQFFKDADKGLIRDLKERGLMFWAGTIKHRYPFHDRTGDPILYFAKKSWYIKTAEHRAELLEQNENINWVPHNIKHGRFGKWLEGNVDWAISRERYWGTPLPFWMSDAGDLKVVGSRAELAALTGRDLSELDLHRPYIDDITFTLGGQEYRRIPEVLDVWFDSGAMPYAQWGLLLDDEGNAVRGGEEFARHYPADFICEAIDQTRGWFYTLHAISTLLYGQPAYRNVISLGHIVDEKGFKMSKSKGNVVAPLPLFDQYGADSVRWYMFTASDPGDQKRFSERLVGEAQRGFVSTLWNVYSFFVLYANLDKPDLSSAPAVSERPEMDRWLLSRLEETVRDVTDALEHYDARGGGQALATFVDELSNWYVRRSRSRFWTEGEENVDTAAYATLHEALLTVSLLAAPFTPFLADELFRNLAGAGAAPSTPSGASTSSASEVESVHLQTWPQVREERLDAALTRHMAAVMKVVELGRAVRGQYNLRARQPLAKVQVRLPDAELEAAVRAAEAQVREELNVKAVEYLGEGTELVTYSLRPNLPVVGKKYGKQLPALKAALAEANAAEVVQTVQGGGVARLGEFELSAEELLIDASAPEGVAAAEDSGYLVAFDTELTPELLAEGVARDLVRGIQEGRKAAGFEVSDRIHLSLELDAETAAAAKAWQDYIAGEVLALEVGYGPAEGFGAAVTGGTAWLRRV; this is encoded by the coding sequence ATGACCCACTTTAAGCCTGTGCCCTCTCAGCCCAACTACGCGGCCCTTGAAGCCGAGATGCTTCAGCGCTGGAAAGACGAGAAAGTCTTCGAGCAAACCCAGCGCCGCGAGGCCCCCAAAGGCGACTTCGTCTTTTACGAAGGTCCACCGACCGCCAACGGCCTGCCCGCGCTGCACCACGTTCTGGCCCGCGCGTTCAAAGACCTGTTTCCGCGCTACCGCGTGATGCAGGGCTACCATGTGACCCGTAAAGGCGGCTGGGACACCCACGGCCTGCCGGTGGAAATCAGCGTGGAGAAAAAACTGGGCCTGCAAGGGCGCAACCACGGCGCGTCCAGAGAAGAACTGGAAGAGTTCAATCGCCTGTGCCGCACTTCGGTCTGGGAAACCATTCAGGAGTGGAACACCATGACCGAGCGCATGGGCTACTGGGTGGACCTGGACGACCCCTACGTGACCTATGACCAGGAGTACGTGGAGTCGGTCTGGAACCTGCTGAAGCGGATGCACGCGCGGGGCCTGATTGTGCAGGACTACAAGGTGGTGCCGCTCAGCCCGCGTATCTCCACCACGCTGTCCAAGGCGGAGCTGGGCGAGGTGGACTCCTACCGCATGGTGGATGACCCCTCGGTGTACGTGCGCTTTCCGGTTCTGTGGGACACCCTGCCCGAACGGGCGCACGCCGCCCTGAGTGCCCTGAGCGGTGAACAGCGCCAAGGCCTGAGCCTGCTGGTCTGGACCACCACCCCCTGGACCCTGCCGAGCAACACGCTGGCCGCCGTGAATCCCGAGCTGACCTACGTGGTGGCCGCCTCGCACGCTGGCCCGCTGATTGTGGCCGAGGACGCTGTGGAGCGCCTGAGCGCCCTGCATAAAGACCAGCCCACGCTGGAAGTGCTGGCCCGCTTCAAGGGCAGCGACCTGGCGGGCGTGGAATACGAGCCGCCTTTCCCTGAAGTGGCGGTGGAACTCGGGGCCATTCGTGAGCTGCACGAGCGCCGCGCCGATGGCCGCCCGCAGATGCACTTCGTGGTGATGGCCGACTTCGTGAATGCCGCGGACGGTTCGGGCGTGGCGCACCAGGCCCCCGTGTACGGCGCGGAGGACATGGAAGTGGCCCGTCAGTACGATGTGCCGCTGGTCTTTGGCGTGGACGACCACGGCATCTTGCAGGTGACGCACGAAAAGGGACAGTTCTTCAAGGACGCCGACAAGGGCCTGATTCGTGACCTCAAGGAGCGCGGGCTGATGTTCTGGGCGGGCACCATCAAGCACAGATATCCGTTCCACGACCGCACCGGCGACCCCATCCTGTACTTTGCCAAGAAGAGCTGGTACATCAAGACCGCCGAGCACCGCGCCGAGCTGCTGGAGCAGAACGAGAACATCAACTGGGTACCGCATAACATCAAGCACGGACGCTTCGGCAAGTGGCTGGAAGGCAACGTGGACTGGGCCATCAGCCGCGAGCGCTACTGGGGCACGCCGCTCCCGTTCTGGATGTCGGACGCAGGCGACCTGAAAGTGGTGGGCAGCCGCGCCGAGCTGGCGGCGCTCACGGGCCGTGACCTGAGCGAGCTGGACTTGCACCGCCCCTACATTGACGACATCACCTTTACCTTGGGCGGCCAGGAGTACCGCCGCATTCCCGAAGTGCTGGACGTATGGTTCGACTCGGGCGCAATGCCTTACGCGCAGTGGGGCCTGCTGCTGGATGACGAGGGCAACGCGGTGCGCGGCGGCGAGGAATTTGCCCGGCATTACCCCGCCGATTTCATCTGCGAGGCGATTGACCAGACCCGTGGCTGGTTCTACACCCTGCACGCCATCTCGACGCTGCTGTACGGTCAGCCCGCCTACCGCAACGTGATTTCGCTGGGACACATCGTGGACGAAAAGGGCTTCAAGATGTCCAAGTCCAAGGGCAACGTGGTGGCACCGCTGCCGCTGTTCGACCAATATGGGGCCGACTCGGTGCGCTGGTACATGTTCACCGCGTCCGACCCTGGCGACCAGAAGCGCTTCTCCGAGCGGCTGGTGGGCGAGGCGCAGCGCGGCTTTGTCAGCACGCTGTGGAACGTGTACTCCTTCTTCGTGCTGTACGCCAATCTGGATAAACCCGACCTGAGCAGCGCCCCCGCCGTCAGCGAACGCCCCGAAATGGACCGCTGGCTGCTCAGCCGCCTGGAAGAAACCGTGCGCGACGTGACGGACGCGCTGGAACACTACGACGCCCGCGGCGGCGGTCAGGCGCTGGCGACGTTTGTGGATGAGCTGAGCAACTGGTACGTGCGCCGGAGTCGGAGCCGGTTCTGGACGGAAGGCGAAGAAAACGTCGACACCGCCGCTTACGCCACCCTGCACGAAGCGCTACTGACGGTGAGCCTGCTGGCGGCTCCGTTTACGCCGTTCCTGGCGGATGAGCTGTTCAGAAATCTCGCGGGTGCTGGGGCCGCCCCCAGTACCCCGAGCGGAGCGAGTACGAGCAGCGCGAGTGAGGTCGAATCCGTTCACCTCCAAACTTGGCCGCAGGTCCGCGAGGAGCGCCTGGACGCTGCACTCACCCGCCACATGGCCGCCGTGATGAAAGTGGTAGAGCTAGGCCGCGCCGTGCGGGGGCAGTACAACCTGCGTGCCCGTCAGCCGCTGGCGAAAGTGCAGGTGCGCTTGCCCGACGCCGAGCTGGAGGCTGCTGTCCGCGCCGCCGAAGCCCAGGTCCGCGAGGAGCTGAACGTAAAAGCGGTGGAGTACCTGGGCGAAGGCACCGAGCTGGTGACCTACTCGCTGCGCCCCAACCTGCCGGTGGTGGGCAAGAAGTACGGCAAACAGCTTCCCGCGCTGAAGGCGGCACTGGCCGAGGCGAACGCGGCCGAAGTGGTCCAGACCGTGCAGGGCGGCGGAGTGGCCCGCCTGGGCGAGTTCGAGCTGAGCGCCGAGGAGCTCTTGATTGACGCCTCGGCTCCCGAAGGCGTCGCGGCAGCAGAGGACAGCGGCTACCTGGTGGCCTTCGACACCGAGCTGACCCCGGAGCTGCTGGCCGAAGGGGTGGCCCGCGACCTGGTGCGCGGTATTCAGGAAGGGCGCAAGGCGGCGGGCTTCGAAGTTTCGGACCGCATTCACCTCAGCCTGGAGCTGGACGCGGAAACCGCAGCCGCCGCCAAAGCGTGGCAGGACTACATCGCGGGCGAAGTGCTGGCGCTGGAAGTCGGCTACGGCCCCGCCGAGGGCTTCGGCGCGGCGGTGACGGGCGGCACGGCCTGGTTGCGGCGCGTGTAA
- the fsa gene encoding fructose-6-phosphate aldolase produces MKFFIDTAIMDEIREIHAWGVLDGVTTNPSLIVKSGRDFREVVSEIAELVGGAISAEVTGLTAGEMLQEGREIARWSEHIVIKLPLTPAGLQACRALTDEGIKTNVTLCFSVPQALLAARAGATYVSPFAGRVDDIGWDGMELIRQIKEAYVMGDIETQVLAASIRHPQHVVQSALAGADVATIPYKVFQQMVAHPLTDAGIEGFMKDWATLGTKQEKQAE; encoded by the coding sequence ATGAAATTTTTTATCGATACCGCCATCATGGACGAAATCCGCGAGATTCATGCCTGGGGCGTCCTGGACGGCGTGACCACCAACCCCAGCCTGATTGTGAAGTCGGGCCGCGATTTCCGCGAAGTGGTCAGCGAAATTGCCGAGCTGGTCGGCGGAGCCATCAGCGCCGAGGTGACCGGCCTGACCGCCGGGGAGATGCTGCAAGAAGGCCGCGAGATAGCCCGGTGGTCCGAGCACATCGTCATCAAGCTGCCGCTGACGCCTGCGGGCCTGCAGGCCTGCCGCGCCCTGACGGATGAGGGCATCAAGACCAACGTGACCCTGTGCTTCAGCGTGCCGCAGGCGCTGCTGGCGGCCCGTGCAGGCGCCACCTATGTCAGCCCCTTTGCAGGCCGGGTAGACGACATCGGCTGGGACGGCATGGAGCTGATTCGCCAAATCAAGGAAGCCTATGTCATGGGCGATATCGAAACGCAGGTGCTGGCGGCGTCCATCCGCCACCCGCAGCATGTGGTGCAATCGGCCTTGGCCGGGGCCGACGTGGCGACCATTCCCTACAAGGTCTTTCAGCAGATGGTGGCGCACCCGCTCACCGACGCCGGCATCGAGGGCTTTATGAAAGACTGGGCCACTCTGGGAACCAAGCAGGAGAAGCAAGCCGAATGA
- the rho gene encoding transcription termination factor Rho, with translation MTLNFQELREKILPELHLLAAQAGIQEYRKLKKDDLILRLLEAQAEGGGQQLAEGYLTVSEDGYGFLQSDLLDVSSRVALVTSGLIRDFALRTGDQVIGLSRPPRDTERYPTLLNVQAVNGVDPETAKARPRFDDLTPTFPDRQLVLEDPGMDDGISLRVVDLLVPIGRGQRALIVAPPKAGKTTLMKKIANSIVKNYPDIHVMVLLVDERPEEVTDFRESVAGAEVIASTFDEPPQRHVRVAEFVHERARRIVEEGGHVVILLDSITRLARANNLVTPPTGRTLSGGLDSNALHWPKKFLGAARNTREGGSLTILATALVETGSRMDDVIFEEFKGTGNAELVLSRRLEERRIFPALDILKSGTRREELLLERGVLDKIWLLRKVISDMDPADAMEMLTARMGKSSNNAEFLQQLTGPGRG, from the coding sequence ATGACCCTCAACTTTCAGGAACTGCGCGAGAAAATTCTGCCGGAGCTGCACCTGCTGGCTGCCCAAGCGGGCATTCAGGAATACCGCAAGCTGAAAAAGGACGACCTGATTCTGCGGCTGCTCGAAGCCCAGGCCGAGGGAGGCGGGCAGCAGCTGGCCGAGGGCTACCTGACCGTGTCGGAGGATGGCTACGGCTTTTTGCAGTCGGACCTGCTGGATGTAAGCAGCCGGGTGGCGCTGGTCACGTCGGGCCTGATTCGTGATTTCGCACTCAGAACCGGCGACCAGGTGATCGGTCTCTCGCGCCCCCCGCGCGACACCGAGCGTTATCCCACGCTGCTCAACGTGCAGGCGGTGAACGGCGTAGACCCCGAAACGGCCAAGGCGCGGCCCCGCTTCGACGACCTCACGCCCACCTTCCCCGACCGGCAACTGGTGCTGGAAGACCCGGGCATGGACGACGGCATCAGTCTGCGGGTGGTGGACCTGCTGGTGCCTATCGGGCGCGGGCAGCGGGCGCTGATCGTGGCCCCCCCCAAGGCCGGTAAAACCACCCTGATGAAGAAAATCGCCAACTCCATCGTGAAGAACTACCCGGACATTCACGTGATGGTGCTGCTGGTGGATGAGCGCCCCGAGGAAGTGACCGACTTCCGCGAGAGTGTGGCGGGGGCCGAAGTCATTGCCTCCACCTTCGACGAGCCGCCGCAGCGCCACGTGCGGGTGGCCGAATTCGTCCACGAGCGTGCCCGCCGCATCGTAGAAGAAGGCGGCCATGTGGTGATTCTGCTCGACTCCATCACCCGCCTGGCTCGCGCCAACAACCTGGTGACTCCGCCGACCGGGCGTACGCTCTCGGGTGGCCTGGATTCCAACGCGCTGCACTGGCCCAAGAAGTTCCTCGGTGCGGCCCGCAATACCCGTGAGGGCGGCAGCCTGACCATCCTGGCGACAGCTCTGGTCGAAACCGGCAGTCGCATGGACGACGTGATTTTCGAGGAATTCAAAGGCACCGGTAACGCCGAACTGGTCCTCAGCCGCCGTCTGGAAGAGCGCCGCATTTTCCCTGCGCTGGACATCCTCAAGTCGGGCACCCGCCGCGAGGAGCTGCTGCTGGAAAGGGGCGTGCTGGACAAAATCTGGCTGCTGCGCAAGGTCATCAGTGATATGGACCCCGCCGACGCGATGGAAATGCTGACCGCCCGCATGGGCAAGTCCAGCAACAACGCCGAATTCCTGCAGCAACTGACCGGCCCGGGCCGTGGCTAA
- a CDS encoding alpha/beta fold hydrolase yields MAKPAPQVFSHGGGVLHWREYGSGPPLVLVHGLSGSRRWWRRNLPAFSAHFRVYVVELTGYGSAWRHRALGVEGSADLIGAWLEAQDLQDVTLLGHSMGGQISTIVASRQPERLRALVLACASGLLETDLFRAALQLPRAALTGRFSFIPTVLFDSLRAGPLNVVRSTLDLLGHPTGEMLPAIALPTLVVWGERDALVPAALGRTLAEALPHGQYVEIPRAGHVVMVDEPDRFNREVLAFLNSLERTPDNSATP; encoded by the coding sequence GTGGCTAAACCCGCGCCACAGGTCTTCAGTCATGGGGGGGGAGTGCTGCACTGGCGCGAGTACGGCAGCGGCCCCCCACTGGTGCTGGTGCATGGGCTGAGCGGCTCACGGCGCTGGTGGCGGCGTAATCTGCCCGCCTTTTCGGCCCATTTCCGCGTGTATGTGGTGGAGCTGACCGGCTACGGTTCGGCCTGGCGGCACCGCGCCCTGGGCGTGGAAGGTTCTGCCGACCTGATTGGCGCGTGGCTGGAAGCCCAGGACCTGCAGGACGTGACCCTGCTGGGCCACTCGATGGGCGGACAGATTTCCACCATCGTGGCTTCCCGCCAGCCCGAGCGGTTGCGGGCGCTGGTGCTGGCCTGCGCCTCGGGCCTGTTGGAGACGGACCTGTTCCGCGCCGCCCTCCAGCTTCCCCGCGCCGCGCTGACCGGGCGCTTCAGCTTTATTCCCACCGTGCTGTTCGACTCGTTGCGGGCCGGACCGCTCAACGTGGTGCGCTCCACGCTGGACCTGCTGGGCCACCCGACAGGGGAGATGTTGCCTGCCATCGCCTTGCCCACCCTGGTGGTGTGGGGCGAACGCGACGCTCTGGTGCCTGCAGCGCTTGGCCGCACCCTGGCTGAAGCCCTGCCGCACGGCCAATATGTGGAAATCCCCCGCGCTGGGCACGTGGTGATGGTGGATGAACCCGACCGCTTCAACCGCGAGGTTTTGGCCTTCCTGAACAGCCTGGAGCGTACCCCGGACAATTCGGCGACCCCCTGA
- a CDS encoding dipeptide epimerase, with protein sequence MLTWTPFELHTAQPFGIARWTHSAYERVRVDWSLDGVTGRGEAAPNAFYGETGATVPAALERLMGAAGDPWEFRTLAGRLDAALGHHPSAKCALEMAAVEVCALLVGRPVRDLLGLPGGEVPESSLTIGLASLSEMAAQAQAAVARGHGILKVKLGTPQDEAILAALRDVAPEVTLRVDANAAWSLSRARRMLDVLADYRVELLEQPLPAGDLAGHAALRRSARLPIIADESLHSVASVPALAEAFDGVNLKLAKLGGPVQGLRALELARLHGLEVMVGCMIESSLGIAAAAMLAPLCDWVDLDSPLLLAAEPVSGLEWKAGRLQLPPGPGWGVAWAE encoded by the coding sequence ATGCTGACGTGGACCCCTTTTGAGCTGCATACTGCCCAGCCGTTCGGGATTGCTCGCTGGACGCACTCCGCCTACGAGCGGGTGCGGGTGGACTGGTCTCTGGACGGCGTGACCGGCCGGGGTGAGGCTGCCCCAAACGCGTTTTATGGCGAGACAGGTGCCACGGTGCCGGCGGCGTTGGAGCGCCTGATGGGTGCAGCCGGCGACCCCTGGGAGTTCCGTACGCTGGCAGGCCGGCTGGACGCGGCGCTGGGCCACCATCCGAGTGCCAAGTGTGCGCTGGAAATGGCGGCCGTAGAAGTCTGTGCCCTTCTGGTGGGCCGTCCCGTGCGTGACCTTCTGGGCCTGCCAGGCGGCGAGGTACCAGAAAGCAGCTTGACCATCGGCCTGGCTTCCCTCTCCGAAATGGCCGCCCAGGCTCAGGCAGCGGTGGCGCGGGGGCACGGCATTCTGAAGGTCAAGCTGGGCACCCCGCAGGATGAGGCCATCCTGGCAGCGCTGCGTGACGTGGCCCCGGAGGTCACCCTGCGGGTGGATGCCAACGCGGCCTGGTCGCTGAGCCGGGCGCGGCGCATGCTGGATGTGCTGGCAGACTACCGCGTGGAGCTGCTGGAACAGCCTCTGCCTGCCGGTGACCTGGCCGGGCACGCAGCCCTGCGGCGCTCGGCGCGGCTGCCGATCATTGCCGATGAAAGCTTGCACTCGGTGGCAAGCGTGCCTGCCCTGGCTGAAGCGTTTGACGGCGTGAACCTCAAATTGGCCAAGCTGGGTGGGCCAGTCCAGGGGCTGCGCGCCTTGGAGTTGGCGCGGCTGCATGGTCTGGAGGTGATGGTGGGCTGCATGATCGAGTCGTCGCTGGGGATTGCGGCGGCGGCGATGCTGGCTCCGCTGTGTGATTGGGTGGACTTGGACTCTCCCCTGCTGCTGGCGGCCGAACCGGTCTCTGGCCTGGAATGGAAAGCGGGCCGGCTGCAGCTGCCGCCTGGGCCGGGGTGGGGGGTGGCATGGGCGGAGTAA
- a CDS encoding C40 family peptidase, whose protein sequence is MRARQQTFLHAGPAEGAEAMTEVLLGEELTVLEEASGWQHVRLAADGYEGWVRTVAAETPAGDGAAQWATVTALRGHIYAAPAVQSPVLGRLSLGGRVCRSGEVTEGEEGRLWERLLWPEGWVNCSVFRPLPPALPELGLAFLGTPYRWGGRSAWGVDCSGLMQTLHAAYGIALPRDSGPQRSALTPVDRPQAGDLAFFPGHVGLMLDGRRMLNATSYHMAVAVDTLGEGEYGRLLARDLLGFGRPEWRK, encoded by the coding sequence ATGCGGGCGCGGCAGCAGACCTTCCTGCACGCTGGCCCTGCCGAAGGGGCCGAGGCGATGACGGAAGTGCTTCTGGGCGAGGAACTGACCGTGCTGGAGGAGGCCAGTGGGTGGCAACACGTGCGGCTGGCGGCGGACGGATATGAGGGCTGGGTGCGGACCGTGGCCGCAGAGACACCAGCCGGTGACGGCGCTGCGCAGTGGGCTACGGTGACGGCGCTGCGTGGGCATATCTATGCGGCTCCGGCCGTGCAGTCCCCGGTACTGGGCCGCCTGAGCCTGGGCGGCCGGGTGTGCCGCTCGGGCGAGGTGACCGAGGGTGAGGAAGGCCGCCTCTGGGAACGGTTGCTCTGGCCGGAAGGCTGGGTCAACTGCTCGGTTTTTCGCCCGCTGCCGCCAGCACTCCCGGAGCTGGGGCTGGCTTTCCTGGGCACTCCTTACCGCTGGGGCGGACGTTCGGCATGGGGGGTGGACTGCTCGGGGCTGATGCAGACGCTGCACGCGGCCTATGGAATCGCCCTGCCGCGCGACTCGGGGCCGCAGCGCTCTGCCCTCACCCCGGTGGACCGGCCCCAGGCGGGCGACCTGGCCTTTTTCCCTGGTCATGTGGGTCTGATGCTGGACGGTCGGCGGATGCTGAATGCCACGTCCTACCACATGGCTGTGGCCGTAGACACGCTGGGCGAGGGCGAGTACGGTCGCCTGCTGGCGCGGGACCTGCTGGGGTTCGGACGCCCGGAATGGAGGAAATGA
- a CDS encoding metallophosphoesterase family protein, giving the protein MRLAFISDIHANIQALTATAQFLETQVVDQVVVVGDLVGYGANPGPVIDFVQQRGYLVCLGSSDLRVALPLGDRARRHGVAEQVIGWTRDILLPAQLDYLRSLPVGGRLKTPDGRIRFFHGTPHDPEQKLDLADSEEKLQVLAAQFPAQLIVSAGTHIPYLRRVGEVTFLDPGSVGLSLNHEPGADVAVVDCLPGASSQVTLHKVPYDVASAAFDVLAWELPPQIAQVLKTGHG; this is encoded by the coding sequence GTGCGACTGGCTTTTATCAGTGATATCCATGCCAATATCCAGGCTCTGACGGCGACCGCGCAGTTTCTGGAGACCCAGGTGGTGGATCAGGTGGTGGTGGTCGGTGACCTGGTCGGATATGGCGCCAATCCCGGGCCGGTCATCGACTTCGTGCAGCAGCGCGGTTATCTGGTCTGCCTGGGCTCCAGCGACCTGCGGGTGGCTCTTCCACTCGGAGACCGGGCCAGGCGCCACGGAGTCGCCGAGCAGGTGATCGGCTGGACCCGCGACATCCTGTTGCCGGCGCAGCTGGACTATCTGCGCTCGCTCCCGGTGGGTGGGCGCCTCAAGACCCCTGACGGCCGCATCCGCTTTTTTCACGGCACCCCCCACGACCCCGAGCAGAAGCTGGACCTGGCCGACTCCGAGGAGAAACTGCAGGTGCTGGCTGCCCAGTTCCCGGCGCAGCTTATCGTGTCGGCGGGCACCCATATCCCTTACCTGCGCCGGGTGGGCGAGGTGACCTTTCTGGACCCGGGCTCGGTGGGGCTGTCGCTGAACCACGAGCCCGGAGCCGACGTCGCGGTGGTGGACTGCCTGCCGGGCGCTTCCTCGCAGGTGACCCTGCACAAGGTGCCCTACGACGTGGCCTCGGCGGCGTTCGACGTGCTGGCGTGGGAACTGCCGCCCCAGATTGCCCAGGTGCTCAAGACGGGCCACGGCTGA
- the lnt gene encoding apolipoprotein N-acyltransferase, with protein sequence MQLPSRFHALAAGLLTGLATLTPAAPLAALPLAAWLTLAAREDTARRMGWGAFGYVGAHLWWVMALAAQVFGFAPAGLLALILYAVEGLFFAALGWVAVRLFPTQRGRLWALAGGWVLLEYLRTLGTLAFPWPTLGMVWLNTPVIQTADLGGVLLASWFAVTLAAALADWYAGNRRPLTFSLALLALAAGYGVTRTPADGPTARAYLTRTDVDSFSRLEGGQLLPSLLQASAGRPPGEPVIWSETALLRDLNEQALFPGPGISGAGLYSGGLNTVIALDGSGQVVGENHKGRPVPFGETFPLQQLLRPLYTVLGTLTGFDLSTSVPPAKEMVPLVLNGIRYGAYVCYDSVFSWPARQLTRRGAEVLVNVSNDSWYAAAGVQQHFDLGRVRAIENRRWVLRAVQRGWAGSVDDLGRPRQLLREGQGGVSAEYRRLSGQTVYSRLGDLPVLALSAALLLRARRAKT encoded by the coding sequence GTGCAGCTTCCGTCCCGTTTTCATGCCCTGGCCGCCGGACTTCTTACCGGTCTGGCCACCCTCACCCCAGCTGCGCCGCTGGCGGCCCTGCCCCTGGCCGCCTGGCTGACCCTGGCGGCCCGTGAGGACACGGCCCGCCGGATGGGCTGGGGCGCGTTCGGGTATGTCGGCGCCCACCTGTGGTGGGTGATGGCCTTGGCCGCGCAGGTGTTCGGCTTTGCGCCAGCGGGCCTCCTGGCACTGATACTGTACGCAGTGGAGGGCCTGTTCTTTGCGGCGCTGGGCTGGGTTGCTGTGCGGCTGTTTCCCACGCAGCGCGGCCGGCTCTGGGCGCTCGCCGGAGGCTGGGTGCTTTTGGAATACCTGCGCACCCTGGGCACGCTGGCTTTTCCCTGGCCCACGCTGGGCATGGTGTGGCTGAATACCCCTGTCATCCAGACCGCTGACCTGGGCGGAGTGCTGCTGGCCTCTTGGTTCGCCGTGACACTCGCCGCAGCCCTGGCCGACTGGTACGCCGGGAACCGCCGCCCGCTGACCTTCAGCTTGGCGCTGCTGGCCCTGGCCGCTGGCTACGGCGTGACCCGCACGCCGGCAGACGGTCCCACCGCCCGCGCCTACCTGACCCGCACCGACGTAGATTCTTTCAGCCGCCTGGAGGGTGGCCAGCTGCTGCCCAGCCTGCTGCAGGCCAGCGCCGGGCGCCCCCCGGGCGAACCGGTCATCTGGTCGGAAACGGCCTTGCTGCGCGACCTGAACGAGCAGGCGCTATTTCCTGGTCCCGGCATCAGTGGCGCGGGCCTGTATTCCGGGGGTCTGAACACGGTCATCGCTCTGGACGGCAGCGGCCAGGTGGTGGGGGAGAACCACAAAGGCCGCCCGGTCCCTTTCGGGGAGACCTTTCCTTTGCAGCAGCTGCTGCGTCCGCTCTACACGGTCCTGGGCACCCTGACCGGCTTCGACCTGAGCACCAGCGTTCCGCCGGCGAAGGAGATGGTGCCACTTGTTCTGAACGGCATTCGCTATGGAGCCTATGTCTGCTACGACTCGGTCTTCAGCTGGCCGGCGCGGCAGCTCACCCGCCGGGGGGCCGAGGTGCTGGTGAACGTGAGCAACGATTCGTGGTACGCCGCCGCCGGGGTGCAGCAGCACTTTGACCTGGGCCGGGTCCGCGCCATCGAGAACCGCCGCTGGGTGCTGCGCGCCGTACAGCGTGGCTGGGCCGGCAGTGTGGACGACCTGGGCCGACCCCGGCAGCTGCTGCGTGAAGGCCAGGGCGGGGTCTCGGCCGAATACCGCCGCCTGAGCGGGCAGACGGTGTACAGCCGCCTGGGCGACCTCCCGGTCCTGGCCCTCTCAGCGGCCCTCCTCCTGAGGGCGCGGCGTGCCAAAACCTGA